TTGTGCCAGACACAACTTTTAAAACATCCGCAATTTTCATACCGTGACCTCTTTGTGGGATACCTTTGCATACCACAGTATAAAAAAGGATTTCAGGGAGTCTTTTCCCTCGGGTTATACCGTGCTGCCCCGTTCCTCCGGGGTAAGGCTTGCAATGACCTCAGCAGTCTTTCCGATCTGGATAATCTTCCCCCCCCGCATCAGTGCAACCCTGTCACAGATGTCTTCTACAAATTCCATGTCATGCGACACTACGATAAATGTCTCGTCCATCTCGTCGCGGGCGTTCCGGATCGAGTATTTCACGTCCTGTTTGGTGATCGGGTCCATCGTTCCTGTCGGCTCATCGAGTATCACGAGGCGGGGCTCATGGATAAGTACCTGCGCAAGGGCGACCCGGTGCCGCTCGCCGTCAGAGAGTTCACCGGGGAGGCGGTTGAGGATCTCGTGCGCCTTCTCCTGGGTAAACCCCGCCATGCCCAGCGTGACCATGGCTTTTCGCATTGCGAGCTCTTTGGGGAACTCCAGCCCGATCGCATCGGTCAGGTTGTCGAGCACGGTGCGGTGGGGATAGAGGTCATATTCCTGGTGCAGGAGACCGATATACTCCTTTGCCCTGCCGCGCTCATCGACACCGGGCTTTGTCATGTCCACCCAGTCGTCCCCGATAAGGATGTTCATCTCCCCGCTTGTCGGTTCGATGATACCGGCGATCATCCGCGAGAGCGTTGTCTTGCCCGCGCCGCTCTTCCCGATGATGCCGAAGATCTCCTTCTTTGCCACATCGAATGTAACGAGGTTGACTGCCCTGACCACGCCCCGGTCGACCGAGAAGTATCGTTTGCTCACATCGCGGGCGGCAAGTACCTTCTCGCCGAATTGCTGCGGGATCTCGTAATCTTCCTCGTTATGGTTCCTTGTAAATGACCGGATCACGTCCCTTGGAAAACCGATCTTTGCAATCTTCCCGTTCTCCAAGAGAATGGCACGGTGGGTCATGTCCTCGATGACCTGCGAGAAATGGGAAGTCACGACCATCCCCATGCTGTTCTTCTTTGCAGCTTCCGTGAGCATCGCATGCACAAGCCGTGCCGTCTGCGGGTCGAGTGTTCCAGTTGGTTCATCGGCAAACAGCATCGCCGGGTCCTTGGCCAGCTGGCGGGCGAGCACGACCCGCTGTTTCTCGCCGCCGGAGAGGTCGCGGGCGATATGCATCATCCGGTGAGACAGCTTTACCTGGTCGATCAGGTCGGCAGCCCGGGTGATCGCCTTGTCCTGGGGGTAATTGATGTCATCCAGTGCATGGAGCACGTTCTCGATGACCCGGTCGTCGCCGTACAGGGCGAACGTGCGCTGGAACATGATTGCGGTCCGGCGCATCACCCGGGATTTCATCCCGTCGCTGTTCTTGTCCCAGAGGTCAATATCTTCTGCAACAAGCCGGCCGCTGCACCGGGGGCAGGTGCTGCCGGCCCTGCTCTGCACGTCCATATGCCCGCAGGTGTCGCAGGCAGCCATATGGTATACGATCGAACCGGATGTCGGGGGGTCTTCAATGCCCCGGAGCAGGTGCATGAGCACACTCTTGCCCGCGCCGCTCCTGCCGATAATACCGACAATCTCCCCTTCCGGGATCTCAAACGAGATATTGTCAAGGACGGTTGTGCTGCCAAACTTCATGGAGAGGTCTTTTACACTGATGAATGGCGCTGGCAAGAGGATTCCCCGAAACTCACTCACTCGAAGGTTTATTGTGTCTCTCATTCGTTTCCGCGTTCCGGCTGCAGATCTTGCAGACCCCACTTTCCCTGCAGTGGCCAAGATCCCTGCCGATGATCCGCCCCCGTTTCAGAGATCCCGTCCCGTCAAAATTCAGCATGATTTATGTCCTCACCATTCTTGTTATGAATATTTACACATATGCGCATAAAGATTTAATCATTGTGAACCAAAAAGAAGAAGTGAGCGGGGGAGCCTGCTGCATGTGCATCTCCTGGTTGCGATACAGGCACCGGCACTTCAGGCAGTGACCTTCCGCTTTTTGCTTGTATTTCAGGGAAATTTTTATTTTGAGCCCGGGGCACCGATCACGATTTTGAGGGCTGTTGTCATCTCCGGGAGAAGTTCTGCGGGAAGCCCCATCAACATCTCGTCGTCAGCGATCCCGGAGAATTTTCTTGACCCGTCACAACCAAGGGAAAAGTTCGGCCGTCCGGTCAGGTATGTCTGGGTAGTCGCGTCCGAGCATACTGACTGGATACCTGAGAATTCTGCATAGATACGCCCGCCAAGCCGGAAGAGCGAGCTTTGGGCGAGTTTGAGCATGTTCCTCGGGTTTGTCACCATCATCACAACATGGGGTGTGAACGGTGTCTTCTCGAGCGGGGCATACAGGGTTGCATAG
Above is a genomic segment from Methanoregula sp. containing:
- the atwA gene encoding methyl coenzyme M reductase system, component A2, translating into MPAPFISVKDLSMKFGSTTVLDNISFEIPEGEIVGIIGRSGAGKSVLMHLLRGIEDPPTSGSIVYHMAACDTCGHMDVQSRAGSTCPRCSGRLVAEDIDLWDKNSDGMKSRVMRRTAIMFQRTFALYGDDRVIENVLHALDDINYPQDKAITRAADLIDQVKLSHRMMHIARDLSGGEKQRVVLARQLAKDPAMLFADEPTGTLDPQTARLVHAMLTEAAKKNSMGMVVTSHFSQVIEDMTHRAILLENGKIAKIGFPRDVIRSFTRNHNEEDYEIPQQFGEKVLAARDVSKRYFSVDRGVVRAVNLVTFDVAKKEIFGIIGKSGAGKTTLSRMIAGIIEPTSGEMNILIGDDWVDMTKPGVDERGRAKEYIGLLHQEYDLYPHRTVLDNLTDAIGLEFPKELAMRKAMVTLGMAGFTQEKAHEILNRLPGELSDGERHRVALAQVLIHEPRLVILDEPTGTMDPITKQDVKYSIRNARDEMDETFIVVSHDMEFVEDICDRVALMRGGKIIQIGKTAEVIASLTPEERGSTV